ATCGCGGGCGCGCTGGCCGCGCTGGTGGTGACCGCGCCGGTCTGGCTGGCGGTCGCGCTGGCCGTGAAGCTCGACTCACCGGGCCCGATCTTCTTCGTGCAGCCGCGCTGCGGCCGCTACGGGCGCGTCTTTCCGTTCTTGAAGTTCCGCACCATGGTGACCGACGCCGAGGCGCGCAAGGCCGAGCTGCGCGAGCTGAACGAGAAGTCGGGGCCCGTGTTCAAGATCCAGCGCGACCCGCGGGTCACGCGCGTCGGCCGCGTGCTGCGCAAGTATTCGATCGACGAGCTGCCGCAGGTGCTGAACGTGCTCATGGGTCACATGAGCCTGGTGGGTCCGCGGCCGCCGGTGCCGGCCGAGGTCGAGAAGTACGAGCTCGACCACCGCGGCCGACTCAGCATGCGCCCGGGCATCACCTGTCTGTGGCAGGTCTCGGGCCGCAACGAGATCGAGTTCGAGGACTGGGTGAAGCTCGACATCGAGTACGTCGAGCGCTGGTCGCTGCTGCTCGACCTGCAGATCCTGCTCGCCACGTTCCCCGCCGTGATCTCCGGTCGCGGCGCGAGCTGACACGACCCGCGCGCGAGCTACACTGGAAAGCGACAAGAGGGAAGAGGGGGTACCGACTTGATTCGAGACACTCGCACCGCCGTGCTCCTGCTCGCCGCACTGTGCGCCGCCTGCGCCACCAGCGCCGGCCATCCGGGCATGCCCTCGCTGCAGGCCGAGTACCACCTGGCGCCGCCGGACGTCATCGTGGTCACCGTACGGCCCGAGCCCGAGATCAAGCGCGAGCTCGTGGTCAGACCCGACGGACGCGTCTCCTTCGACCTGATCGGCGACGTTGACGTGCGCGG
The sequence above is drawn from the Myxococcota bacterium genome and encodes:
- a CDS encoding sugar transferase translates to MAPVVRSNPSDRLLNALILGTGERARRIARSLEGDPRERTRVCGFLDDDPSDADRRELGEKYLGRLDRLPEIASRSAVDWVIFGLPRRFLAHDSTANAIGLCETLGIDLTIPVDLFDTRAAHVVRRDVAGLPAISFSVHGRRPVWQFALKRGVDIAGALAALVVTAPVWLAVALAVKLDSPGPIFFVQPRCGRYGRVFPFLKFRTMVTDAEARKAELRELNEKSGPVFKIQRDPRVTRVGRVLRKYSIDELPQVLNVLMGHMSLVGPRPPVPAEVEKYELDHRGRLSMRPGITCLWQVSGRNEIEFEDWVKLDIEYVERWSLLLDLQILLATFPAVISGRGAS
- a CDS encoding polysaccharide biosynthesis/export family protein; protein product: MIRDTRTAVLLLAALCAACATSAGHPGMPSLQAEYHLAPPDVIVVTVRPEPEIKRELVVRPDGRVSFDLIGDVDVRGRTIDDVRAEMTRRLKEFIVQPDVTVTLFKSESRTFYIFGEVSRPGAYP